DNA from Mustela lutreola isolate mMusLut2 chromosome 6, mMusLut2.pri, whole genome shotgun sequence:
ttaaaaatgtttttgatgtCCAAAGTACAAAGTTGATACATTTAGAAGATACTGACAGTGCATACAGGTTTCCTAGCTCCCTCGCCATTAGTGGCTTCTATTACTTTGAAATGTTTGCCAATctgataaatggaaaataatctctttcttcctttactgTTTCTCTCCAAAGTCCCGCTGCTCTAAAGGCTTTTATGCAAATAATCTGTGATTGAAGTCTTACACATCTCTCCAGCCCCCATATTTCCTCCTGATCTGATATAGCTTATTTCTTTCTCAAGAGCCCAGGCTTCCTTTTCCTTAAAATCAAAAAGTAAAACATGTCTTAATTACTTCTCCAGAAATTGGCATCTGTCTTTCCTATTCTAAGAAAGATTCTTTAAGAGAGGTAATAATATCTTTCTTCTAGGACAATATTGGATTCAttctaataaaatgtattttctccagctctttttaGTAGCTGCTGCTAAGTATactttttaatgttaatgtttaCGCTCATTTCTTAATGACCTTATGACCAGCTTTGAGGGCTTTTGCTAATTACAGTAAAatctctttcttttgcctttttgctGATTTCAGTATCTGGTAGATcttatattaaatatgtttattctgaaccatttttaagttatttgtcTCAAATGAAGCAACATTGTAGGTGAATGCTAGGaccacatatataaataaaactatgaaaaagCTTAGAGGTTTTTAATATCTAAGATATTTAAGAAGGAAATAGACTGTATGCTTTGTACTTTGCTTTGGTTCCGGTCAGAGGTTAAAAACAAATCCATTTCCTGGCAAACTGTTTAATGGTGACCACTTCTGAGGGATCTGCAGGGGAAGTCAGAGGAGTGACTAAAATATGTCCCTTCTGCATCCTTGCCTAATCTAATTTGAGAGCTTCCGAACATCTTTACCAGCTTCTGTCCCCAGGAAGCAAACTTCAGTTCCTGACTCTGATTACCATAACATCAGCACACACAGCTTCACTTCCACTTCCTGATGGATCTTCCTAGAATGCCTAGAACACAGAGTCATCATGATCTGACACAGGCAGTTCTGTCTGTCAAGCTGAAGGCCTTCAAACAACGTAAGCATTGAGGAATATATTCctggaatcatttttaaattaattggaaGTGGCACTGTGCATCACTTAAATTTAGGTCTGAGGTGACAAGAACATCTCTATAACCCTTATTTCCCACTCACTGCCGCTCTAATGGGCTTGGCATCCGGTGGTAAGAGGCACTCGATGTAATGTGGAAAGGAATTTGGTGACAGAGAGACCGAATCACAGGCACTTGCTCAGTTTAAAATGGGAGATAATGACcaatgttgtattttgttttctgaggtgggttttttcccccctaagccaagggagcaggaaaagaaaaaaaaaaacccacagctttTTTTATTGGCATATTGCCAAAATACCTCTTCTAAAAACCCACCAGTTTCCTTTTATAAGTAAAATAGGACCCAAGCATTTTATAAAGTGGGAATGTGCAACAATTATTAGAAAAGATAAGCTCTGCCATAAAAGCCTTCTTGTTCCAAAGCCTGACACAAATCAGGCTTAATCACCTCAGGAATGTTCCTGGCCTTATTCCACTGGAGGAAAAATATCCTTgatttcatttgggttttctttttctttgtccttatTTCAATATGGAGCATAGAAAATTGGACTCAGATGAGCAGATCTCTCTAAATAAGGCACTGTGGAACGAAGACCCAATAGCCTATGCTTCTCCCTACGCTTTGTTTTAAAAGGTACCTATTATTGGTTGGTCACTTAGAAATACCTAGGaatctataaaacatttttatatgtatatgttgatattatatttttatatattacttttcGTTTCCCAGTATATCTGATAATGAAGTGGTCTCTCAAATTGAATTCTCCTGACCGAAATGATTTtaagaagaaatctttttttaatgtgctgtgtATCTTTCCACAGTGTAGACTGTGCTGAacataatttctataatttttggTGAACCAAATCTATATATCGGATATATATCAGttattgtttgtttcttgtgCTAATGGATCCTGGCCTTTTAtagttcttcattctttttgtaatttttctcaaTCCTAGTTTGgctcttattttttccttcccactaTTCCATTTCCTTCTGAAATGCTGCTgcctattttatacattttatgctAGGTTCCTTACTTTGCCTTTAAATTTGCTGCTCCGAGGGTCCCTCTGCTCTAGCTTCATCCACACACAGAAGGCTGCCAGGTCTGCGTCTCTAGTCGACTTCTGAGCTCCTTGCTCATGGACCCACTTGCTAGACACCGATGCTTGCACGTCCTGCAGGTCTCACGTGTGTTCCCACATGAATGTTATTTACTGCCCTGCCCCCGTCCCCACGCAGCATCCTACTCCTGGGTCACTCACGGTGAGTGGCCGTGTCATCCGTAGAGCCGCCCGGAGGGAAAAGCTGGATTCTCATCACGACCACACTCTTTCTCAAGGCTGTATCTAATCACTGATAGACACACTCCCACTGCCGTTGTCCCTGCCGCAGGATGGTCGCGACggacctctcctccctgcctcccacccggTCTCTCCATAGTCCTTTCTCCACACCACGAGAGGGCTCTGGCCTTCATCTTCCCCGGGGTTCATCCTGCATCTGTACCACTCACTCTGCCTTTCTTCATGTCACCGTGGGCGAGGTGTCCGTGCCGCGGGCATAGGTCCATCACGTCCATCTGTCGGAGGACCTCGCTCCCAGGAGTACCCCAGCCTTTGCTGATTGTCAGTCCCCCGCTGCTGTGTGTACAGCTGTACAGCGTGTGTGTACAGCTCCTCCCGCCTCTGCAGATTCTCTCTTGATGTTCCCCATCTTTCTCCAACTACTCCTTTGGTCCGTCAGCCTCAGCTGTGGTCCTCGGCATCTGAACACAGTCTGCGCAGTCGGCCGTTGGGTTTGCCCTGCACGTGCCTGTTGCGCATCAGCAGTGGTGTGGCCCAGAGGCACGCAGCAGCCTGGGTCTCACTCAGAGCTCTCGGTCTCCTCACCGCCTCTCGTCGCTCCCGTGCGGGCTGCGTCCCTCCCGTGCCTCCAGCTGCCCAAGCCCGGAAACCAGCAGAGACTCATCATCTCggcttctctcatttcccttcatTCCCTTCATGTCATCCACGGGCAAGTCCTGCTTGTTGGCTGTGCTTCCAGACACGGCCTGGCCCCTTTCATCTCTCGCCATTACATTCATCTTTTGCCTCACAGAGTTTTCCGGCCTCTTCTTTACACCCCCCTGGCCCCCCGCCACCGAACTCTCCCTCCACACAGCAGCTGGAGATTTGTAAAGTGTCAGATGACGTCACTCTGAACAACGCTTCAGAGGCTCCCCGTGAAGAAGTCTTGTGGGATGTAGCCCCACGTGCCAGCCGGCCTCCTCTTggaccacccagtcacccctcccACCCGCagacacccccctgccccccaccgcaCGCCAGCCTTCCTCCTGCTGgtccagcagactccttgcccagGTGCTGGCCTGGCGGCTCTGTGTTGGCTTGTAGAGTTTCAACCCTGTTTGCGTTCGTCTCCCCCGAGAAGCTTCCCCAGACCATCAGTCCCTCTCGGATGgcatcctgttttcttcttttcacagCACTGTTGCAAAATGAAGTTCTTTTGACCATTTACTTGTCTTATCTGTCCTCACAGAATGTAAATTTTAAGAGGATAGAGACCTCATTTGTCTTGTTCACTGTTGTAACCTCAGCACCTGATAGAGTACCTAGCATGGAGAATGTGTCCAGGAGACATCTGTTGGATGAAACCTGATCACTGTTTCTGCCATTTCAATGGCCCACTCTTCCCTGGAGAATAAAATCCAAGTTCCTTGAAATGGTTTGGTTGCTCTCTGGTCTCGCTCCTACTCATTTTTAATCCACTGGTTCTTAATGGGGGCATTTTGACTTCCCCTCCCCACAGAAGAAAGATACTTGGCAACATCCACAGACAGTTCTGATTATCATGACAGTGGAGGTGTTCTGGCATTCCATGGATAGAGGCCAGGGGTGCAGCTCGGTGGCCTGCACTGCACGGGACTGGCCCCAGAAAAAAGGATCTGATGCAAATGTTCACAACGCATCGCTCAAGACTCTGGCTGGTTCTCTCTTTATTGCACTCAGAGTTCTAGCCTTGCTGAAAGGCCATGTCCTTCTAGCCTCTGAGCCTTGACCTTGCTAATGTCGCCACTGAacattccttcctctcttctgtttctgCTGCTGACTCTGTTCTTCGCCTGGATGGGGTCTTGAGGCAAATAAGGAGTTCATCTATTCTGGCAGTTTTGAGACTGTAAAAAATAACTTAAGTTTCCACCTTTGGGTGGAATTTAAGTTTTAGGTAAATTTAAGTTCTTACCTAAATTGAAGGTAACTTCCATGTACAAACATATtcttcatgtcattttttttttttttagatgaataGAACTGCTATCGGGGACTACAGTATTATTTCTATTAATCCAACCACAGAGAATAATTGCAGTGAATTAATAAAAACACATCTATTTAGAGCCTAAATCCATAAAATTAAGCTTTGTCAGTTTTTAGCTACAAATTGGGAAATTTAAGCACCTATTAGtgaattttagtttctttgtttttcgtGATTTGTGCTCcgttaaaatatttcacttttgaaAGATAAATGCATGTGGCTCTTCTAAGTGCATCAAAAATTATGTGTCGATAATGCCCTTAAAGAACACAATTGAGATTTGGATTCTTTATTAGATGACCTTGCCAATTCCTGTTAACGATATTTGAATACCATCAATGCAAGTTGACTGCAGTGTTTTGACTTGACGTCTAGTCTGCCCTTGTTTTATTAGGAGAAAAGCTTTGTGGCCCTACTTTTGTCCCTCCCCAGCATTCCCATATCACCGACAAAGGAAAATGCTCTAAGGTGCTGGTATTTGTAAATATAGATTTTAGTATATGAGCAATAGAATCACAGCCCactaatttgttttaaaactataatttgcaatttatgatttttaaatcagaaagaagatttttaaaataattatgtttatataatGCTCTACTTGCTGATAAGTTTATAgcttataatattaattaatagtaCTTTCATcacagcttctctctctttctcatatcaAGGGTTTTGTGCAGTGGTTATTTTATAAAAGCTTTCCaaagaatgaaacatttttttatagGATGAAAATATTCTCTCTGCCATTGAGCATTTGTTTTACTGTGTGTCTAGTGctgcagaatttcttttttgtatgttCTGACTTGGTAGGTATTGGCCAAAGCCAAAGCTTTGAAAATGGCTAAGAAATCTTTTAGCTTATCCATATCTTTATCTGACTTGTATACATCAGCTTTGCTAAGAAACCCCAAACAGGTACCTACACATTTTACCCACCCCTTAATTTAAAACTTTGGCACCAGGTGGATTCTCCAGTTGtgcctttctgtttctctcacctTTCAGCGCTCTGGCCTTACTTCACTGGGTTCTTTACTCCTTTCCTACCATGTatatttactgaattcacttaccGAGCTCTGTTCTAAAGGGTCGTGATATGCTCTAAATAAAAGGTGATCTCTTTGGAGAGACAAGTTCCTAAGTAATTACATTTAATAGTGTGTGATAAATCCCACAATGGAGAGAGGTACAAAAGACATTGGTGGCGTAGGATTCTTAAAAGTCACTTCTGCTTGGGGGATTGTAGAGACCGAGAGGGTGGAATATTTGAACTGCACCCCTAGCTAGAAAAAGGGCAGGGGACCTGCGGGGAGAGtctaggcagaaggaagagaatgacTTACTTGGAACCATCGCTGGTCCAGAAGACTTGCTGGTCATCTTCATTTCTTGCTTTCTCCCTCCTAAGTGATGTCATCAATCATAATCAGCATAATCCTGCCATCAGCTGTATTATGCTGTATTTTGAACAGATAATTTGAGTTAGGTTTTCCATTCAAAAGGAATAAAGAGCCACTGAAGACAGGTCATTAGGGAGCTATCTGGCTGTATTTGGCTTTGCACATCTTTGAGTAGACCTAAATCTGCTCCGGGGGTCATGTACGTCTCCTTTGTCTGTCTTAGTTATTCCCTTCTTACCTCAAGACTTACTGTAAATAAAAAGCTGCTTTGTTTgaggtatttttattttggagagtgttattttctcaaaattgatTTAGTTGTGGCTAAGGGGAAAAACTGAAGAGGCAGCtgtcagagattttatttctgaagAGGTTCAAACTCTAGAAAGAAAATTACTTTAGAAAGAAGTCATTTAGCTACGAGTCTTTATGTGCTTGAATTTCATCCTCAAGAACACTTATCTTGGAAAATGACTTGACTGGTCAAAGGAATCATTATAGGAAGAAGGTGGGAACAGGCATCAGGTTAAAACATTTCAATTACGACTGGGATAAAAGAAACTATCAAAAGTTGGTCCTTTAAAAGGATCCCTCGAAGATGTTAGCCACCATTAAATAAAGATGATCATTTGAGCAATTCCAGTTTTCAATTTGATTTTGAGAAATGGTTACCATAAATCTGACCACTATTGTGGATGGAACTTAGGTATGTGGTGCTCTCACCGTTGTGTGTGTCATGGGGCTTGTGACCGCATACGTTCCACATGGGGGTCTGGTCCCTGCTAGAGTGCTAAATCACACCGAAACAGGATGGCAGGAACCCCATTAATAGCCACACTTTTCCTCCGCTCACCACCTCCTCTGATTATTCCTGTCTTTCTAGACTGCATTTCCGTGGCAGAAAGGGTAAGAATAGCTTTCCCAGtcctaaatatgaaatatttaatagaagGCTATCTCCCCACCTTTCGCCTCGAGAAGTCGTTTTTAATCAGGACTCGGAATCCCAGCCTTGCCTTTGGCCTGAGAAGGAAGGAACAGCGTCCGCGTGAGTTTTCGCGCCGGACCCCGCGCAGTCGGCCACTTCCCCTTGTCGTCGCTGCTGTGACTTCCCAGCAGTGGTGGGTCATGGTCGTGGCTGTATGAAGGCAGTGGCACCTTCCCAAATAGAAAGCTCTCAAGTGGGGTACAGCCGAAGTCAGGAGCCCCACCTCTCCTACGCAGAGAAACGGTGAAGGCGGCCATTTGGAGACGGCGCACACACCTTATTCGTCCCGGCAGGGATACACTTCAGAGAAGATAACCCTATTTTTATCTGTACATATTGGAATTTTTTTACTTGGCATCTGtagcaaaaatagaaaaccagTAATCCCGGGGGTCTTGGTTGGTCCATTATTCACGTTAAAAGTTGCAGAGACTTCGTGTTTATAAAACTTTCACTTCAGAATTCATCTGCTAGAGAAGTCCTTTTCCCACCCGAGTCCAACGCAGAAATTTCCCCGGAGGCCCTGGCGATTCCCGGGGGCCCGGCCGCCTTGCGCAGCCGCGGTAGTGGGCCGCGGGGCCTGCCGACGCCACGGCCTTGCGCAGCCGCAGTAGTGGACTGCGGGGGCTCCCAACCGCCACGGGCTTGCGCAGCCGCAGTTGCAGGAGGAGGGCACGTTTAAGGGTCCCCTGCAATTTTCCGTCCCGCCTGGGAGCTTGTCTGGcgcttccctcctttctccctccacttCTCGAGTGAGTGGCCATGAGTCGGGCCGTGGGAGTCCTGCGGGCCGGCCCGAGAGTGGGCGCCGGGAGAGTGAATTGGCTGTGTCCCCGCCGGGCGGCGGGCCTCCCTCTCACGGGCGCCTGGGCCATCCCCCGCGTGTGCAAGATGGCAACTGTCGGGTGCCAGCTTCTCAAGAACTTCGCTTCCGAGGAGGCCGTGCCTCACAACAAGGTCTCCATCATCGGAACCGGATCGGTTGGCATGGCCTGTGCTATCAGCATCCTGTTAAGGGGCTTGACCGATGAACTTGCCCTTGTGGATGTTCATGAAGACAAACTGAAGGGGGAGACGATGGATCTTCAGCATGGCAGCCCCTTCGTGAAAATGCCAACTATTGTGTCCAGCACAGATTACCTCGTCACTGCAAACTCCAGCCTCGTGATCATCACCGCAGGGGCGCGCCAGGAAAAAGGGGAAACACGGCTGAATTTAGTCCATCGAAATGTGGACATCTTTAAATTAATGATTTCCAGTATTACCCAGTATAGCCCTCGCTGCAAAATGATCGTTGTTTCCAACCCAGTGGATATACTAACTTACGTGGCCTGGAAGTTGAGCGAATTTCCCCCAAACCGTGTTACTGGAAGTGGTTGTAGTCTGGACACGGCCCGTTTCCGTTTCTTGATTGGGCAGAAGCTCGGTATCCACGCTGAAAGCTGTCATGGGTGGGTCCTGGGAGAGCATGGAGACTCGAGTGTGCCTGTGTGGAGTGGAGTGAACGTCGCTGGTGTCCCTCTGAAGAACCTGAACTCAGCCATAGGAACTGATCAAGATCCTGAGCAGTGGAAGAATGTCCACAAAGATGTGGTCGCTAGTGCCTATGAGATTATTAGAATGAAAGATTATACTTCTTGGGCCATTGGCCTATCTGTAGCTGATTTAACAGAAAGTATTTTGAAGAATCTTAGAAGAGTGCATCCAGTTTCCACATTAGTTAAGGGTCTCTATGGAATAAATGAAGAAGTATTCCTCAGTGTTCCGTGTATCTTGGGAGAGAATGGTATTACAGACCTTATAAAGATAAAGCTGACCACAGAAGAAGAGGCTTGTCTGAAGAAGAGTGCAGAAACGCTTTGGGAAATTCAGAAGAAGCTCAAGCTTTAAAGTTGTTGGAAACTACCTTTCTGAAGTTACTGAAGGGATAGTAGTTACAGGGTTttgtttgtcaaaaaaaaaaaaaattttttttttataagcttgAATTTCTAGAAGTTGGAAACAGGAAAGGAAGTAGAGTGAGTTGcccccaagcttttttttttagcatctagATGTCAGGATGCTTTTTCCCCCTGTAGTTCCTAAGTGACCGCATCGAAGGTGTTTCTGTACCACAGATGTACCAGcacgtgctgtgtgtgtgtgtgtgtgtgtgtgtgtttgctcttTGGTCCAAAAAGGATTAGGATATAGGCATTTGTGTTATAGAAATGATAATTTTCATTAAGTACATGTTCTTTCATTCTGGATGGCTTATACTTACTAtgtttatttaccatttttaagaTGTTGTAACTTCCTttacaatgtaaaaataaatgtaccTACAGAAGTACTTTGTGTAATGAAGCCATGAGCTGTCTTCATTCCACTGTGACAGTCTGTCACCTGGGCcttaaaaaaaaggcattataAAACGGGAGCTGCAAGTAGGTCCTGTTTATTTGGGGGCAGAgaggcaca
Protein-coding regions in this window:
- the LOC131833428 gene encoding L-lactate dehydrogenase A-like 6A, which codes for MSRAVGVLRAGPRVGAGRVNWLCPRRAAGLPLTGAWAIPRVCKMATVGCQLLKNFASEEAVPHNKVSIIGTGSVGMACAISILLRGLTDELALVDVHEDKLKGETMDLQHGSPFVKMPTIVSSTDYLVTANSSLVIITAGARQEKGETRLNLVHRNVDIFKLMISSITQYSPRCKMIVVSNPVDILTYVAWKLSEFPPNRVTGSGCSLDTARFRFLIGQKLGIHAESCHGWVLGEHGDSSVPVWSGVNVAGVPLKNLNSAIGTDQDPEQWKNVHKDVVASAYEIIRMKDYTSWAIGLSVADLTESILKNLRRVHPVSTLVKGLYGINEEVFLSVPCILGENGITDLIKIKLTTEEEACLKKSAETLWEIQKKLKL